In the Alteromonas sp. M12 genome, one interval contains:
- a CDS encoding HsdR family type I site-specific deoxyribonuclease: MSNVGQLERKTQNRIVKFFKEQLDYDYLGNWEYREGNSNIEKGLLTKWLKGRGFSDSLINRTLRQLDTAAALGEGKKLFDANKDVYRLLRYGVKEKEGAGELNQTVWLIDWKNPDNNDFAIAEEVTVNGELKKRPDIVIYVNGIALGVIELKRSTISVSEGIRQNLDNQKKAFIRNFFTTMQLVMAGNDTQGIRYGTIETSEKYYLEWKEPDLSGGLPSADKKTNSLLDTHITQLCDKKRFLQLIHDFIVFDAGVKKTCRHNQFFGIQAAKSHIKSKQNGIIWHTQGSGKSLTMVWLAKWIRENITDSRVLIVTDRTELDEQIEKVFSGVDEDIYRTKSGEDLVATLNQPNPWLFCSLVHKFGRNGEAPSDEEDEEATKGYLAALTQNLPSDFIAKGNLFVFVDECHRTQSGKLHEAMNAILPEAMFIGFTGTPLMKRDKKKSLEVFGPYIHTYKFDEAVSDGVVLDLRYEARDIDQHLTSEKKVDQWFEAKTKGLSNLAKMQLKQKWGTMQKVLSSKSRLEQIVSDILMDMEIKPALMSGRGNAMLVCASVHQACVVYELFNKTDLTGKCAIVTSYQPAASTIKGEETGEGKTEKLFKYTTYRKMLADYFEQSEEEAAKRVEEFEKAVKKRFIEEPGQMRLLIVVDKLLTGFDAPSATYLYIDKKMADHNLFQAICRVNRLDGEDKDYGYIIDYKDLFRSLDKAIKDYTAEAFDGYDADDVEGLLKDRLTESKTDLNNSLEAVRALCESVKAPRDTKDFIHYFCGESGVEPADENERTEKEALRLTLYQSVVKLIRAYTNIANEMEQAGFTFEQAENIKKEVAYFEKVRDEVKLASGDLLEMKRFEPAMRHLLDMYIRADDSELLMDFEELGLIDLVVNNNGKGLESLPESLRDNEAAMAEAIENNVRKTIVDENPVNPKYYDSMASLLDEIIKQRREQAISYQEYLEQIRALAKKVVNPTENSSQSYPESVDTPAKQAIYDNFGNDEVLATKIDTAVRYTKKAEWLGDRFKEREIANAIRAESGGYDVNIDDLMELIKAQKEYH, encoded by the coding sequence ATGAGTAATGTCGGTCAATTAGAACGAAAAACACAAAACCGCATTGTTAAGTTTTTTAAAGAACAACTTGATTATGACTACCTCGGCAATTGGGAATATCGTGAAGGCAACAGCAATATTGAAAAAGGCCTGTTGACCAAATGGCTTAAAGGCCGAGGGTTTTCTGACTCGCTGATTAACCGCACATTACGCCAACTCGATACTGCCGCAGCCCTTGGTGAAGGTAAAAAACTCTTTGATGCAAATAAAGATGTTTATCGCCTACTTCGCTATGGAGTAAAAGAAAAAGAAGGGGCTGGTGAACTAAACCAAACCGTTTGGCTGATTGACTGGAAAAACCCTGATAATAATGACTTTGCCATTGCAGAAGAAGTCACTGTAAACGGCGAGCTTAAAAAGCGCCCTGATATAGTGATCTACGTTAACGGTATTGCTTTAGGTGTTATTGAACTTAAGCGCTCAACCATATCTGTCAGTGAAGGTATTCGTCAAAATCTAGATAATCAAAAGAAAGCCTTCATCCGCAATTTTTTCACTACCATGCAGTTAGTCATGGCGGGTAACGACACGCAAGGCATTCGTTACGGAACCATTGAAACATCAGAAAAATATTATTTAGAGTGGAAAGAGCCAGACCTTTCTGGAGGCTTGCCATCAGCCGATAAAAAAACAAATTCTTTATTAGATACCCATATTACTCAGCTTTGTGACAAGAAAAGGTTTTTACAGCTTATTCATGACTTTATTGTGTTTGACGCAGGTGTTAAGAAAACCTGTCGTCACAACCAGTTTTTTGGAATCCAAGCAGCCAAGAGTCATATTAAATCAAAACAAAATGGCATCATTTGGCACACCCAAGGATCGGGAAAGAGCTTAACTATGGTGTGGTTGGCAAAGTGGATTAGAGAAAATATTACCGATTCTCGTGTTTTAATTGTCACGGACAGAACTGAATTAGATGAACAAATCGAAAAGGTGTTCTCTGGTGTTGATGAAGACATATATCGAACAAAAAGTGGCGAAGACTTAGTTGCTACGTTGAATCAACCTAACCCTTGGTTGTTCTGCTCGCTAGTGCATAAATTTGGTCGAAATGGTGAAGCTCCTAGTGATGAAGAGGATGAGGAAGCTACTAAAGGTTACCTTGCTGCACTCACCCAAAATCTACCTAGCGACTTTATTGCTAAAGGTAACTTATTTGTGTTCGTGGACGAATGCCACAGAACCCAGTCGGGCAAACTCCACGAAGCAATGAACGCAATACTACCAGAAGCAATGTTCATTGGTTTTACGGGCACCCCGTTGATGAAGAGGGACAAGAAGAAGTCGTTAGAGGTATTTGGCCCCTACATTCACACCTATAAGTTTGACGAAGCTGTTAGTGACGGTGTGGTACTTGATCTTCGTTATGAAGCAAGAGATATCGATCAACATTTAACGTCAGAGAAAAAAGTAGATCAATGGTTTGAAGCTAAAACAAAGGGGCTGTCAAACCTTGCTAAGATGCAACTCAAGCAGAAATGGGGCACGATGCAAAAGGTGCTTTCCAGTAAGTCTCGCTTAGAGCAAATCGTTAGCGATATATTGATGGATATGGAGATCAAACCCGCGCTGATGTCTGGCAGAGGTAACGCCATGTTGGTATGTGCTAGCGTCCATCAAGCTTGTGTGGTTTATGAGTTATTTAATAAAACAGATCTTACAGGGAAGTGTGCAATCGTCACAAGTTATCAGCCCGCAGCAAGCACAATCAAAGGGGAAGAGACCGGTGAAGGAAAAACTGAAAAGCTCTTCAAATATACAACTTATCGAAAAATGTTAGCTGACTACTTTGAACAAAGCGAAGAGGAAGCTGCCAAGCGTGTTGAAGAATTTGAAAAGGCTGTTAAGAAACGTTTTATCGAAGAGCCGGGACAAATGCGCTTACTAATTGTTGTCGATAAACTCTTAACTGGCTTTGATGCACCTTCAGCGACTTACCTTTATATCGATAAAAAGATGGCTGATCACAACCTCTTCCAAGCGATTTGTCGTGTAAACAGATTGGATGGTGAAGATAAAGACTATGGTTATATCATCGACTATAAGGACTTGTTCCGGTCACTTGATAAAGCCATAAAGGACTATACCGCAGAAGCTTTTGACGGGTACGATGCAGATGACGTCGAAGGACTTTTAAAAGATCGTTTGACTGAGTCAAAAACAGATTTGAATAATTCGTTAGAAGCTGTAAGGGCCTTATGTGAATCGGTTAAAGCCCCTAGAGATACTAAAGATTTCATTCACTATTTCTGTGGTGAATCTGGTGTAGAACCTGCGGACGAAAATGAACGCACGGAAAAAGAAGCCTTGCGTTTAACGCTATATCAATCAGTCGTTAAGCTTATTCGTGCATACACCAACATTGCTAATGAAATGGAACAAGCAGGCTTTACATTCGAGCAAGCAGAAAATATTAAGAAAGAAGTAGCCTACTTTGAAAAGGTGCGTGACGAAGTAAAACTTGCCAGTGGCGACTTACTCGAAATGAAGCGATTTGAACCTGCTATGCGCCATTTGTTAGATATGTACATTCGTGCAGATGACAGCGAATTACTCATGGATTTTGAAGAACTCGGCCTGATTGATCTAGTAGTGAATAACAATGGTAAAGGGCTTGAATCATTACCTGAAAGCTTGCGTGACAATGAAGCGGCAATGGCAGAAGCGATTGAGAATAACGTAAGAAAAACGATTGTCGATGAGAACCCAGTAAACCCTAAGTACTACGATAGCATGGCATCCTTGCTGGATGAGATTATTAAGCAGCGAAGAGAACAAGCCATTAGCTATCAAGAGTATCTCGAACAAATTCGAGCACTTGCAAAGAAAGTGGTTAATCCTACTGAAAATAGTTCTCAGAGTTACCCTGAGTCTGTTGATACTCCTGCTAAACAAGCGATTTACGACAACTTTGGTAACGATGAAGTACTCGCAACTAAAATCGATACTGCTGTTCGTTATACTAAGAAAGCTGAATGGCTTGGTGATAGATTCAAGGAGCGTGAAATTGCCAATGCGATTAGAGCAGAATCAGGTGGATACGATGTTAACATCGATGATCTTATGGAGCTGATAAAAGCTCAAAAGGAATATCATTAG
- a CDS encoding SprT family zinc-dependent metalloprotease, with translation MRHTKSNAQSVEVVRIGEIDVELNRRAIKNIHLSVLPPNGKVRLSIPNDTSEQKIRLAIVNKLAWIKKQQADFAGQERQSTREMVNGECHYLWGKKYRLKLIEATGRYNVTAKGNGNLEIAIAENTSTDNKLKLLNRFYRYEMNGSIAKMLPKWQKKLGVAPDSLGIKKMKTKWGSCNIQAKRIWLNLELAKKPIECMEFILVHELVHLHERHHNERFRLLMNKHLPNWKERRDLLNSLPLAYEDWSY, from the coding sequence GTGCGTCATACTAAAAGCAATGCTCAAAGTGTTGAAGTAGTGCGTATTGGTGAAATCGATGTGGAGCTAAATCGCAGAGCCATTAAAAATATTCACCTGAGCGTATTACCGCCCAATGGCAAAGTGCGATTGTCTATTCCGAATGATACGAGTGAACAAAAGATCAGACTGGCTATTGTTAATAAGCTGGCGTGGATCAAAAAACAGCAAGCTGACTTTGCTGGGCAAGAACGCCAATCCACACGCGAAATGGTTAATGGTGAATGCCACTATCTTTGGGGTAAAAAATATCGATTAAAGCTTATCGAAGCAACAGGTAGATACAATGTCACGGCAAAAGGAAATGGCAACTTAGAGATAGCTATAGCTGAAAATACTTCAACAGATAACAAGCTCAAATTACTCAACCGCTTTTACCGATATGAAATGAACGGTTCAATAGCCAAAATGCTTCCTAAATGGCAGAAGAAGTTAGGTGTAGCACCTGACTCATTAGGGATCAAAAAAATGAAAACCAAGTGGGGCAGTTGCAATATTCAAGCAAAACGCATTTGGTTGAACTTAGAACTCGCTAAAAAACCAATAGAGTGTATGGAGTTTATCCTTGTTCATGAATTAGTGCATCTTCATGAGCGCCACCACAACGAACGTTTTCGGTTATTAATGAACAAGCATTTGCCCAATTGGAAAGAACGTCGAGATTTGCTTAATAGCCTTCCTCTGGCTTATGAGGACTGGAGTTACTAA
- the gcvP gene encoding aminomethyl-transferring glycine dehydrogenase, with product MANTPFSLAQLEQTEDFVRRHIGPSESEMAEMLEFVGAESLDDLMKQTVPAGIRLPESLNIGDSITEVQALQELKQIASKNQIKRSFIGMGYNDTITPNVILRNVLENPGWYTAYTPYQPEIAQGRLEALLNYQQVTIDLTGLELASASLLDEATAAAEAMGLAKRVSKNRKANSFFVADDVHPQTLDVIKTRAEMFGFDVIVGKDSEAASHDIFGALLQYPGTTGEVKDLTDIISALHENKAIVAVAADIMSLVLLKSPGDMGADVVLGSAQRFGVPMGYGGPHAAFFATRDAYKRSLPGRIIGVSKDTRGRPALRMALQTREQHIRREKANSNICTAQVLLANMASFYAVYHGPQGLKTIATRINRFADLLAAALTRHGYALKHNSWFDTITVLVEDKDALIARAAQAGMNLRSDLAANEVGISVDETTTRHDLKALIDLFCGDTHGFNIEMMDAEITTQGSKSLPTHLLRTDEILTNPVFNSYHSETEMLRYIKSLEDKDLALNHSMISLGSCTMKLNATAEMIPVTWPEFGKLHPFAPIEQAQGYKQMIDELSDWLINITGYDAMSMQPNSGAQGEYAGLIAIKNYHESRGEGHRNVCLIPSSAHGTNPASAQMVSLKVVVVNCDKNGNVDLADLRKKAEEVAENLSCAMITYPSTHGVYEETIKEMCDIVHEFGGQVYMDGANMNAQVGVTSPGLIGGDVSHLNLHKTFCIPHGGGGPGMGPIGVKAHLAPFLPNHKVVDTGNTTAGNGAVSAAPWGSASILPISYMYIKMMGSEGLKKATEVAMLNANYVAQKLEGHYPVLYKGRNNRVAHECIIDLRPAKETSGVTEMDVAKRLNDYGFHAPTMSFPVAGTLMIEPTESEAKAELDRFIEAMICIRAEMAKVESGEWDATDNPLHNAPHTLDDICDSDWNRAYDRQTAAYPVPSVARNKFWPSVNRIDDVYGDRNLICSCPSIETYMED from the coding sequence ATGGCTAATACTCCGTTTTCACTCGCTCAGTTAGAACAGACCGAAGATTTTGTAAGGCGTCATATTGGCCCAAGCGAAAGCGAAATGGCAGAAATGCTCGAATTTGTTGGCGCTGAGTCATTAGACGACTTGATGAAGCAGACTGTTCCTGCTGGGATCCGTTTACCAGAATCCTTAAACATTGGCGACAGCATAACCGAAGTACAAGCATTACAAGAGCTCAAGCAAATTGCGAGTAAGAATCAGATTAAACGCAGTTTTATCGGCATGGGTTATAACGATACCATCACGCCAAATGTGATTTTACGTAATGTATTGGAAAATCCAGGTTGGTACACGGCATATACGCCTTATCAGCCTGAAATCGCCCAAGGTCGTTTAGAGGCGCTGTTGAACTATCAACAAGTGACAATTGATTTAACCGGATTAGAACTTGCTTCTGCCTCTTTATTAGATGAAGCAACGGCCGCTGCAGAAGCCATGGGGCTTGCTAAGCGTGTATCTAAAAACCGTAAAGCCAATAGCTTTTTTGTGGCAGACGACGTGCATCCACAAACATTGGATGTGATTAAAACCCGTGCAGAAATGTTCGGGTTTGATGTGATTGTTGGCAAAGACTCAGAGGCCGCTTCACACGATATATTCGGCGCTTTGTTGCAATACCCAGGCACTACTGGTGAAGTCAAAGATCTGACCGATATCATCAGTGCATTACATGAAAACAAAGCCATAGTAGCCGTTGCGGCAGACATTATGAGCTTAGTCTTACTAAAATCACCAGGTGATATGGGCGCGGATGTGGTTCTAGGTTCTGCTCAACGTTTTGGCGTGCCAATGGGCTACGGTGGTCCACACGCCGCCTTTTTTGCCACTCGCGATGCTTATAAACGCTCGCTACCTGGCCGCATTATTGGGGTATCTAAAGATACTCGCGGACGTCCTGCACTGCGCATGGCATTGCAAACCCGTGAGCAACATATCCGCCGTGAAAAAGCTAACTCAAACATTTGTACCGCCCAAGTATTGCTTGCAAACATGGCCTCGTTCTACGCGGTGTACCATGGTCCGCAAGGTTTAAAAACCATTGCAACACGCATTAATCGTTTTGCTGACTTATTAGCTGCAGCATTGACCCGTCATGGTTATGCGTTGAAGCATAATAGCTGGTTCGACACCATCACTGTGTTAGTTGAAGACAAAGACGCCCTTATTGCTCGTGCTGCACAAGCGGGTATGAATTTACGTTCAGATCTAGCTGCAAACGAAGTGGGAATTTCTGTTGATGAAACCACGACGCGTCACGACTTAAAAGCGCTTATTGATTTATTCTGCGGCGATACCCACGGTTTCAATATTGAAATGATGGACGCAGAAATTACCACCCAAGGTTCGAAATCATTACCCACGCATTTACTGCGCACTGATGAGATTTTAACTAACCCAGTGTTTAACTCTTATCACTCAGAAACCGAAATGTTGCGTTATATTAAATCTTTGGAAGACAAAGATTTAGCCTTAAACCATTCAATGATAAGCCTTGGTTCATGTACCATGAAGTTGAATGCCACTGCGGAAATGATCCCGGTAACTTGGCCAGAATTTGGCAAACTGCATCCATTTGCGCCAATTGAACAGGCGCAAGGTTACAAGCAGATGATTGACGAGCTAAGCGATTGGTTAATTAATATCACCGGGTACGATGCGATGTCGATGCAACCTAACTCTGGTGCGCAAGGTGAATATGCTGGCCTAATCGCCATCAAAAATTACCATGAAAGCCGCGGAGAAGGACACAGAAACGTATGTTTAATTCCAAGCTCAGCCCATGGAACTAACCCTGCGTCAGCGCAAATGGTAAGTTTGAAAGTGGTTGTGGTTAACTGCGATAAAAACGGTAATGTCGATTTAGCTGACTTGCGCAAAAAAGCCGAAGAAGTGGCTGAAAATCTGTCTTGTGCAATGATCACATACCCATCTACCCACGGTGTTTACGAAGAAACCATCAAAGAAATGTGTGACATTGTGCACGAGTTTGGTGGTCAGGTTTACATGGACGGCGCTAATATGAATGCCCAAGTTGGGGTAACCTCACCGGGATTAATTGGTGGTGATGTGTCGCACTTAAACTTGCACAAAACCTTCTGTATTCCACACGGTGGCGGTGGCCCTGGTATGGGACCTATCGGCGTAAAAGCCCACTTAGCCCCATTTTTGCCGAATCACAAAGTAGTCGATACCGGTAATACCACTGCTGGAAACGGCGCTGTTTCAGCCGCGCCGTGGGGAAGTGCATCGATTCTGCCAATCAGCTATATGTACATCAAAATGATGGGCAGCGAAGGCCTCAAAAAAGCCACCGAAGTGGCAATGCTAAATGCCAACTACGTAGCCCAGAAACTCGAAGGGCATTATCCAGTGCTTTACAAAGGTCGTAACAATCGTGTTGCTCACGAATGTATCATCGACTTGCGTCCAGCTAAGGAAACCTCAGGTGTAACTGAAATGGATGTGGCTAAACGCCTAAACGACTACGGTTTCCACGCGCCAACTATGAGCTTCCCAGTAGCTGGTACGCTGATGATCGAACCAACAGAATCTGAAGCAAAAGCAGAACTAGACCGCTTCATCGAAGCCATGATCTGCATACGCGCAGAAATGGCGAAAGTGGAAAGTGGCGAATGGGATGCAACCGACAACCCATTACACAACGCACCACACACCCTAGACGACATCTGCGACAGCGACTGGAATCGTGCCTACGACCGTCAAACTGCCGCATACCCAGTGCCGTCAGTGGCTAGAAATAAATTCTGGCCAAGCGTTAACCGCATCGACGACGTATATGGCGATCGTAACTTGATCTGCTCATGCCCAAGCATTGAGACCTATATGGAAGATTGA
- the gcvH gene encoding glycine cleavage system protein GcvH: protein MSNIPSELRYASTHEWVRPEGDGTFTVGITEHAQELLGDMVFVELPEVGDAVGAGDDVAVAESVKAASDVYAPITGTIVAINEDLENTPELVNSDAFGDGWLFRIEAEDPAEVESLLDAEGYANSIDED from the coding sequence ATGAGCAACATTCCATCAGAATTACGTTATGCATCCACCCATGAATGGGTTAGACCTGAAGGTGACGGTACTTTTACTGTGGGGATCACTGAGCATGCTCAAGAGCTTTTGGGTGATATGGTATTTGTTGAGTTGCCAGAAGTTGGCGACGCGGTAGGCGCTGGAGACGACGTGGCTGTAGCTGAGTCAGTAAAAGCAGCTTCTGATGTTTATGCACCTATTACAGGAACGATCGTAGCCATTAACGAAGATTTGGAAAACACACCAGAACTTGTTAATAGTGACGCTTTTGGCGACGGTTGGTTGTTCCGCATAGAAGCTGAAGATCCAGCTGAAGTGGAATCTTTGTTAGATGCTGAAGGTTACGCAAACAGTATCGACGAAGACTAA
- the gcvT gene encoding glycine cleavage system aminomethyltransferase GcvT: protein MTNKTVLHPKHIEAGAKMVDFHGWEMPINYGSQIEEHHAVRKDAGMFDVSHMTIVDVKGSEAKGYLRKLLANDVAKLTEKGKALYSGMLNEEGGVVDDLIVYHFDETNYRLVVNSATREKDMDWLNSVADGFEVTITEIPDYAMIAVQGPNAKQKAATLFSDAQKEAVAGMKPFFGVQAEDLFIATTGYTGEAGYEIMVPNEMAGDFWQRLIEAGVAPCGLGARDTLRLEAGMNLYGQDMDETISPLAANMAWTITWEPADRDFMGRKALETQKAEGTQKLVGLVMTDKGVLRTGQKVKVSEGEGVITSGTFSPTLGHSIAMARIPATADTTAEVEMRKKWVTVNIVKPSFVRNGKSVL, encoded by the coding sequence ATGACCAACAAAACAGTTTTACACCCCAAGCATATTGAAGCTGGCGCAAAAATGGTGGACTTCCATGGCTGGGAAATGCCGATTAATTATGGTTCACAAATTGAAGAACATCATGCAGTGAGAAAAGATGCTGGCATGTTCGATGTGTCGCATATGACGATTGTGGATGTAAAAGGCAGTGAAGCTAAAGGCTATTTACGCAAACTATTGGCTAATGATGTAGCCAAATTGACCGAAAAAGGTAAAGCCCTTTACAGCGGTATGTTAAATGAAGAAGGCGGTGTGGTAGATGATTTGATTGTTTATCACTTCGACGAAACAAATTATCGCTTGGTTGTTAACTCAGCCACTCGTGAAAAAGACATGGATTGGTTGAACAGCGTAGCTGATGGTTTTGAGGTTACTATTACTGAAATCCCTGATTATGCAATGATCGCTGTGCAAGGCCCGAACGCTAAACAAAAAGCCGCGACTTTGTTTTCAGACGCACAAAAAGAGGCTGTTGCTGGAATGAAGCCGTTTTTTGGTGTGCAAGCAGAAGATTTGTTTATCGCTACGACCGGTTATACTGGCGAAGCGGGTTACGAAATTATGGTGCCTAACGAAATGGCGGGTGATTTCTGGCAACGTCTGATCGAAGCTGGTGTTGCTCCATGCGGCTTAGGTGCTCGTGATACCTTGCGTTTGGAAGCCGGTATGAATTTATATGGCCAAGACATGGACGAAACGATTTCTCCGCTAGCCGCAAACATGGCTTGGACTATAACTTGGGAACCAGCAGATCGTGATTTCATGGGCCGTAAAGCACTTGAAACACAGAAGGCTGAAGGCACTCAGAAGTTAGTGGGCTTGGTGATGACTGACAAAGGTGTTTTGCGCACCGGTCAAAAAGTGAAGGTGTCTGAAGGGGAAGGCGTGATTACTTCCGGTACATTTTCTCCAACCCTAGGACACAGTATTGCAATGGCAAGAATTCCTGCTACTGCAGATACCACCGCTGAAGTAGAAATGCGTAAAAAGTGGGTAACCGTTAACATCGTTAAACCTAGCTTTGTTAGAAACGGAAAAAGTGTTCTTTAA
- a CDS encoding LysR family transcriptional regulator, with translation MRQLSLDQLRTFVTVVELGGFAKAGDMLGRSQPAISLQIKKLEEQLGRRLFDKIGQRQLVNQDGQALLQQARTMLSINDDIFRQFEQSSLRGRLRLGIPSEFATTLLPSIIGEFSKQYPDVALEVTSELSRSLLNDKNHRDFDLVLALVHPDQQTEGEVVLEDELIWVGDANKAISANKVALVLAPDGCVYRSRVIEKLKQQTTSWRITYTNADLYGLIAAIQQGLGITALARSSLPSALQEIRHKSLPQLGKIKICLFNLDTQHPQISRALADFIMARLKS, from the coding sequence ATGAGACAACTGTCTTTAGACCAATTGCGTACTTTTGTAACTGTCGTAGAGCTAGGCGGCTTCGCTAAAGCGGGTGACATGCTGGGCCGTTCGCAGCCGGCAATCAGTTTACAAATTAAGAAATTAGAAGAACAACTTGGACGTCGCCTATTTGATAAAATTGGCCAGCGCCAGTTAGTCAACCAAGATGGTCAGGCGCTATTGCAACAAGCTAGAACCATGCTGAGTATCAACGACGACATATTCCGTCAATTCGAACAATCGTCTTTACGAGGCCGACTGCGACTAGGCATACCTAGCGAATTTGCTACTACCCTACTCCCCAGTATCATCGGAGAATTCAGTAAACAATATCCAGATGTCGCCCTAGAAGTCACCTCTGAACTGAGCCGTAGTTTACTCAATGATAAAAATCACCGTGACTTTGATTTAGTGCTGGCACTAGTGCATCCAGATCAACAAACCGAAGGTGAAGTGGTGTTAGAAGATGAGTTAATTTGGGTGGGCGATGCAAATAAAGCCATAAGCGCTAACAAAGTAGCACTGGTTTTAGCTCCAGATGGCTGTGTTTATCGCTCCCGTGTAATTGAAAAACTTAAACAACAAACCACCAGCTGGCGAATCACCTATACCAATGCCGATCTTTATGGGTTGATAGCAGCAATACAACAAGGTTTAGGCATCACCGCGTTAGCAAGGTCTAGTTTACCCAGTGCCTTACAGGAAATTCGCCATAAGTCGTTGCCACAATTAGGCAAAATCAAAATATGCCTATTCAACCTCGATACCCAACACCCGCAAATTAGTCGCGCCTTAGCCGATTTCATCATGGCCAGGTTGAAATCGTAA
- a CDS encoding Xaa-Pro peptidase family protein gives MIVQKRTFLKLSSFGMASIAFNGLSLETAASPVTSTKLSKVTGNVQPISVQEKKLRIAAAQKHMAEQKIDAIILEPGAAMDYFTGIQWWRSERLTGVVIPQSGDIAVVCPFFEEPSIRESLKLGDDVRVWQEHESPFELIKQVLQDRGIRKGKLGFESTLRYFVLDGVMALLPDMNHVSAEPVTLACRMYKSAHELTLMHKANEVTLMAYEHVFSQLQLGMTQHDVKQLMDATQSQLGGTNTWCLALFNEASAYPHGTGQSQVIKQGSVILMDSGCSVHGYQSDISRTFVFGEASKKQRAVWETVKKGQQIAYETALVGTAAGKVDDAVRAYYEKQGYGPLYKLPGLSHRTGHGIGMEGHESVNFVKGETTPLNKGMCLSNEPGIYIPGEFGVRLEDCLYMGDKQAHWFTEPPKSLDEPLGRLVPLSV, from the coding sequence ATCATTGTGCAAAAAAGAACTTTCTTAAAATTATCCTCTTTCGGAATGGCATCTATAGCATTCAATGGTTTGTCGTTGGAGACCGCGGCATCACCTGTTACATCAACCAAACTGTCAAAGGTTACTGGCAACGTTCAACCGATTTCAGTGCAAGAGAAAAAGCTGCGTATTGCTGCGGCGCAGAAGCATATGGCAGAACAAAAAATAGATGCCATTATTCTAGAGCCTGGTGCGGCTATGGATTACTTTACTGGAATTCAGTGGTGGCGAAGTGAAAGGCTTACCGGCGTTGTCATTCCTCAAAGCGGTGATATTGCCGTTGTTTGTCCCTTTTTTGAAGAGCCAAGTATTCGTGAGTCTTTAAAACTTGGTGATGATGTTCGAGTTTGGCAAGAGCATGAAAGTCCCTTTGAGCTAATCAAACAGGTTTTGCAAGACCGAGGCATAAGAAAAGGCAAGTTGGGTTTTGAGTCTACGCTTAGATACTTCGTCCTTGATGGCGTAATGGCTTTGCTACCTGATATGAATCACGTCAGCGCCGAACCGGTCACCTTAGCTTGCCGCATGTATAAATCTGCACATGAATTGACGCTTATGCATAAAGCCAATGAAGTGACTTTGATGGCCTATGAACATGTGTTTTCTCAGCTTCAATTGGGCATGACGCAACACGATGTAAAACAATTGATGGACGCTACTCAATCACAGCTTGGCGGCACAAATACTTGGTGTTTAGCGCTGTTTAATGAAGCAAGTGCTTATCCACATGGCACTGGGCAGTCGCAGGTTATTAAACAAGGCTCAGTCATTTTAATGGACAGCGGTTGTAGTGTGCATGGTTATCAATCAGATATCAGTCGAACCTTTGTTTTCGGCGAAGCATCTAAAAAACAGCGCGCAGTTTGGGAAACGGTCAAAAAAGGCCAACAAATAGCATACGAAACCGCTCTAGTTGGTACTGCTGCGGGTAAAGTGGACGACGCGGTGAGAGCGTATTACGAAAAACAAGGTTATGGGCCACTTTACAAGCTACCTGGTTTGTCACACCGAACAGGGCACGGCATCGGCATGGAAGGTCATGAAAGTGTCAACTTTGTTAAAGGTGAAACAACGCCACTAAATAAAGGTATGTGCTTGTCGAATGAGCCCGGAATTTATATCCCCGGCGAGTTTGGTGTGCGTTTAGAGGATTGTCTTTACATGGGGGATAAACAAGCCCATTGGTTCACCGAACCCCCTAAATCATTAGACGAACCACTAGGTCGATTAGTCCCGCTTTCGGTTTAA